The sequence AAGATCTGGAGGAGCATCTTTGCATACAAGGATGTTTTTCAAGCTGATGAACGGGACCGCCGCAAGCGACGAGACCGAGGCTTTGTGGCACGTCAGCAGGGGTTCTTCCCCATGCCCACTAGATTCCAGTGTCGTCAACTTCATTTGACGCGATCGAAGAAGAGGAATGTTGCATGCCACCATCCACGCACTTCATTGCAAGACATCAAACACCACTGCAATAGCCGACAACAACGCTACCCGGGAGAGTGAGGTGCGCCAACCATCAGACACAAATTTTATCGGATCTGAAGACCGGCAAAAAGACCGAGCCACCTGCTCCCTGACGCTGTCCATTAGAACACCACCAAGACGGAGTAGAAGCAAATTATTTCGACACAGCCTCATCCCCACCGTTGATGTAGCACCCCTGAAAGCAAACTACGCCTATCCTATACCACTATCAAAGAGAAACTGCGAGGTCACCGCCCGCTCCCGCCGCTGGAGCAGCAGACGGAGACGGACGAGGACCCAACGTCACCCGTGTTGAGGAAGGTTGCAAAAAAGTCGCCTCCTGATCGCCTGTCTTGGGCGGTTCTAAGAGTGAATGAAGCGGTTCGTTCGTTTTCTTGCCGCTTGTTGAGCAAACAGCGAGGTATACTTCTCTTCATCTTTGGGAGCTCCACGCGATAGTCACGTCAACCCACCTTGCCCACACCCACCTCTGCCCACGAGCAATGAGGGTTGACGGCCATTGTCGCCAACATTGCCGGTTGACGCCTTCCCACGACCATCCATCTAAGTCAGTGggtcatagaattttttttggggggggggggggggggacttttcAAAGACAATTTAACTAGATTAGCAGTGAACCCTTTTCCTATCTCTCTCCCTTCTATCTTCCCTCCTGCTTGGCCCTTCTCCATGTACATAGTCAGACACTCGAAAAATGAGAGCTTGTACTTCACTCATTTTTATAAAAGAAAATCATATACACCCAATTTTGGTTTAAATCTTGTAACATTTTGGCTCATTTCATATCGAGATGGACGCCGGATAACTAGCGCATATTTTCGGCCTGCGCATGTCCGGCTTCGTCGGCAGCAGCCGGTGCGCGGCTAACGCCACTTTTTTAAGATCCGATCAGATGTGCCACCTGACAAGTGGAACCGTTGGAGTAGGCATACGAGGATTACCCAAACAGCAACTGGATATGTACGTAAATAGACAAAACCTTTATGTCCATCGGCGGCAGCATTGGATACGAAGCAAGTTCCAACCACCGTCGCCGTCAGTCGTCACCTCGCAGAAGCTCCAAGCAGGATACGAACAAGGTGTGCAGGCCAGGAACTGAATGCTTTATGTGCTTAAGTGCACCGTGTATCTTAAGCTAATACACGGCGGGCGGAGCGATTAACCTAATAAGTAATTAAGCAGGGTTGCGATGTTGTCGAGGGATCCGTGTCACCATCCTAAGTTGGACCATTAAGTTTGTTTAGGGAAAAAAATTGGACCATTAAAATTTGGCTGTACGGCCTGCCATGCACTCGTAGTCTCAAGTTGAGTATTACTTCCTTCGTTCGAAATTAGTTGCCGTTCGAGCAGATGtacttcctctgtcccataatataatgtaaaaacgtttttgacactatcctaacgttcttatattatggacggagggagtatttagcacTAAATTCCGGACGGAATGAGTAGATTTTTTGGATGATTCGAGTTTTGTGGTTATAGTGAAGTGGAGTTACTTCGAGACAGGCAGATCCTCTAGCTCCACGTGTATCTCTCCTACACTCACATGGCATCGATAAAAAAAGAAGATCTTTCCCACAGACGGCAGACACACCAACAATGCACAGACAGCGATCGCCGGAAAGATCAGAACAAAAACGGCACACGGCCAAGAAAACGGCAGCAAGATGGCAGGCGCGCACGGCCAAGTCCCGGCAGCCACGGGCTACGGCTAGCAAAACGAGCCACTGCCACGCGGGCCCACGCGACGCCTAGTTCTCTCCGCACTCCGCTCGCTCGCTCGCCGGCCGCCTTCTCCTCGGTAACGAAGGAGCGACCGCAGCATAAAAAGCTTCTACAGGCGCCACTCTCGCGCCCAGCTCCCGCACTTTCCCCTCGCGCTGCTTCTAGAAGCCAACCGCGATGGACGCCCGCCGcgacgacgaggaggcggcggcggcgccgctccTGGCCGCGCCCGCTCCGAGGAGCCACGCCGCCGACGTGCACGTCCTCTCCGCCGCCTTCGTGTGCTTGTTCTCCGCCTACAGCGCCGCCCAGAACCTCCAGAGCACCGTCAACAACGTACGCGCACCTCCCTCCCTTCTTCCTCGCGTCGATCTCGCTCGCTTCGATCCTGATGGGGATCCTGGCTGCAGGAGGGCGACCTGGGCACCGTCTCCATGGGGGTCCTCTACACCTCCTTCACGCTCTTCGCGGCCGCGGCGTCGCCGGTGGTCAGGTGGCTGGGCGCCAGCCGCGCGCTCGTCATCGGCACCAGCGGCTACCTGCTCTTCATCCTCGCCAACCTGGTCCCGACATGGTGCGTATCGTCACGAGTCGCACAGTCGGACATACTCTCTGACATGATAGTGCCTCGCTGGTCTGTGTAGCAGTGTTTGGTTTGGATGCTTGGTCCCTGCTTGATAGAATGCCTGCCTAGACAATGTTCATTCCCCTGAAAGAAGTTCAGTTAAGTTAGAACAGAAGTGTCAATTTCATTCGATAATTTGTTGTCTCGTCATGTGATTTTTGTTCTTAGTTGAGACGTTGATTATAGCCAATCGATTTTTATGGGCTGCAATCTCCCCCCCTGATTGCTACTTGAATTGTGAGAAGTTTAGGCTCTTTGGCCTTGTTAAGATCATGGATTCAAATTATTTCCGTGCTCATTTAGTTCCTGGATTCGTCAGGGCAAAACTTCAGTTGCAGCCTAATTAGTTGACGTGCTGATCTTGGACCAGAACGTTAGTTCTTGCATCAGGTAGAGGCTTTGCATCATGGCCCAGTTTACTAGGTCGTACATTGTGCATACAATTTATTCTATATTTCGAACAACACAGTGAGCCGATGCCCTGTTTAGCTTGAGTAAAAAAAAAATCTCAACTAACCCAAATAGCTAATTGGTGAAGTCTATGCTGATAAGTGGTAACAACCTCATATTAGTCACGAATGGCTTTTGGCCCTATTTGATTTGTTCCATAATCTGGTAAACACAATTCAGCTGTGTAATATACCAGTGGATTTATTTTCAAGTTCAGTAAACTCAACAATCTGCAATAGTGAGACTCCTTTGATGTTAACTTGAACAACAAATTATCAGGTATACAATGGTACCTGCTTCACTGTACCTGGGTTTTACCGCATCAATCATTTGGGTTGGGCAGGTAATAATTTTGCTTTCCAATAAACTATTTACTACCCATTTATGTCTGGTTAACGTACATACCTGTTTGCAATGCAGGGCACATATCTTACTTCTGCTGCCCTCAGTCATGCAAGAGACAATAATTTGCCTGACGGTCCAACTTTAGGAAGCTTTAATGGAGAATTCTGGGGTGTGTTCGCTAGCACACAGGTACAACACACGAGCTATTTACTATTAAAACATGCAATGAGCTACTTTAGCAGTTGTTCATACCTCAGAGTGTAGTTTCTATTACTTTCTGCACATAGGCACATACCCTGTACAGCTACAAGGATACAATGGCCTCTGACATAGCGACTTCTATTACATTAATTGTGTAGGTCATTGGGAATTTGATCTCACTTGCTCTACTGAGGAATGGAAAGGTTAGCATCTCAATTTGGGGTCCTTTCAGTGTCTTATGAGCATCTTGTGGACTGTCATTTTACTTGCACATCATGTGTGTTTGATCCTATCATCTTCATATCACTTCAGGATGGAGGAAGTATAACAGGAAAGAATCTGCTGTTTGTTGTGTTCCTTGGCTGCATGATTATCGGCATTGTATTGATGTGTTTACTGTCCAAAAGGGACGAGAAACGAGATAATGCTTCGACACACTCCTCATTTGGAGCTATGTTGAAGTATATTGTTGCCCCTCTCAAGGACCGAAGGATGATTCTTCTGATCCCTCTTATCGCATATTCAGGTTTACAACAGGCATTTGTTTGGTAAGCAACAGAAAATCTTTTCAGCATCGATGGTGCTTCAGCCCCATTCTGTGCCTTTTCTAACACGGTGTTGTGGATTTCTTAGGGCTGTATTCACAAAGAGTATTGTGACACCTGTGCTTGGCATATCTGGAGTCGGTGGCGCCATGGCAATTTATGGCGCATCTGATGTAGTTGTAAGTGAAACTATCAACTTGGTGTTAACATTATCCAGTATCAGTTcatccccctttttttatttgctGTTGCTTAAGGTTTAAAAAATAGCGAAGTCCACAACTTAAACAAACAACTATAAAACATGTCATCTTCCATTTATTTACAGTTTATACACATCATTCAAACTGCTGGAAAGACCATACTGTATGTTTAGTTGATTTGAAGCTCGCTTGACATTGCAGTGTTCATTGGTTGCTGGACGTTTTACCTCTGGGCTTCATTCAGCTACATTTATAGTGTCAGTTGGAGCTATTGTTCAGGCTGTGGTCTTGTTCTGGTTGCTTCTTTTTTACAGGTTTCATTTTTTAAGTTGTCCTTGTTTGCCGTGCTACTCTTCCCGTATCATTGCTATTGCAGTCTACTCATTGTTATCTTGCTTGCAGTCCAATGGAGGGACTACTTGGTTCAGCGATTCCACTATTTATAGGTGCCTTATGGGGTGTTGGTGACGGAGTCTTGAACACACAGTTAAGCGCATTACTTGGGTTGTTGTTCGAGGATGTCAAGGTAATCATACTATAGTTtgttttctctagtgttttcttGTACAGATACATCCTAGTTTTGTACAGATCTTGTTTTATTTGGGTATTCTTAGTTTCTTACCCAAGTGCGGTGGTTTGGCTCGTGGGTCTATTGGTGGTAGGTATTTTTCAGAAAAATGAAAATTCATATCTCAAAGTTTCAGATTAAAAAAAATTGTATATACACCCAGATGTGGTCTACATACCTGTAAAATTTCATTGATAAATATGTTCATCTGTGCGCTACAAAAAAAGGTGTGTATCTATATAATAGTAAAAACACTTAATTTTGTGTTTCCGATTATTACCTTGCCTTCAATGAAAAGATATCAACGGCTGCTTCATCTTAAAATAAATGCCAGCGGTGTAATGCTTTGATTTCATTTGCTGTGGACCTTGTGTTTAAtgacaaaatgtataatttgacacgTTCTATTTACTGATATAACTAAGTTATCTTAAATGAATACTAAGCTTGTGTTGAAAAATGACAAATGCAGGAAGCAGCTTTTGCACAGTTGAAGGTTTGGCAATCAGGTGCCATCGCAGTCATCTTCTTCTTGAGCCCAAGCATCACACTACAAGCAATGCTTATCTTGATGGCCACGTCACTCGTCATCTCCTTTGGCTTGTTCCTGTTACTTACCCTTGTTGTCGAGAAGCCATCAAGCATCAGAGCGTGAGGCAAATCCTATTTCGGTGTGCAGACGGTGTCGTCGTCACCACATGGTTAGTGACCAACAGCATGTACAACCACACTGGTGTATTGACCTGTGATATGAAACTGAGAAGGAAGAGCATCATCATCCATCACGACGCGACGCCATGGCAACATGCACATCATGCTATTCATGTCAGACATTGTTTGCTGGAGGTCTGAAGTGAAGAGGTTGCAGGCAAAATGTGGGAAGTGGCCGATTTCCTGCCACTTTTCAGTCTCCTGTTATTGCCAATGACTGTGTCTTGTTACAGGAATCACATACTCCATTATAATTATAATTTATATAAGAGGCAACATTTCATTCAAACAAGCGATGATATTTTGGGTTGGGATAACCTATATCTTTCTCTGCCTTTCCATATGGGTCATGATCCACCTGCAAAataatcttttttttttttgcggggaacctGCAAAATAATCTGACTGACCCGATATCGTCCCAACCAAACAGGCCCCTTAGTTCTAACTGAAACTGTGGGTTAAGTTCTGTTTTTTCTTTTCCGTTTGAGGAATTAAGTTCTGAAATTTGATAAGTGCCCTGCCTTTCCATTTCCCGGTAGCCACAAATATTATGGAACACTACACAATACGCATAGTTGAAGGAACACAATAACACTGCAACATAGATGAAATTAAAGGAGTGGTACTAGAGAAGGAATGAGAGCAACAACCAGAAAATCAAGTGAAGTACTGAAACAAATGTACGTTGAGATACATGCATGATCCATGTTCCTCTGTTTATTCATGGTACATCACACGGGAGATACACTGACGCGAAGATGGCTCACACGAACAAACTGGGGACAGTACGTGCAGAGACGGGGGGAACACAT comes from Triticum aestivum cultivar Chinese Spring chromosome 5B, IWGSC CS RefSeq v2.1, whole genome shotgun sequence and encodes:
- the LOC123110708 gene encoding UNC93-like protein 3 isoform X2, whose amino-acid sequence is MDARRDDEEAAAAPLLAAPAPRSHAADVHVLSAAFVCLFSAYSAAQNLQSTVNNEGDLGTVSMGVLYTSFTLFAAAASPVVRWLGASRALVIGTSGYLLFILANLVPTWYTMVPASLYLGFTASIIWVGQGTYLTSAALSHARDNNLPDGPTLGSFNGEFWGVFASTQVIGNLISLALLRNGKDGGSITGKNLLFVVFLGCMIIGIVLMCLLSKRDEKRDNASTHSSFGAMLKYIVAPLKDRRMILLIPLIAYSGLQQAFVWAVFTKSIVTPVLGISGVGGAMAIYGASDVVCSLVAGRFTSGLHSATFIVSVGAIVQAVVLFWLLLFYSPMEGLLGSAIPLFIGALWGVGDGVLNTQLSALLGLLFEDVKEAAFAQLKVWQSGAIAVIFFLSPSITLQAMLILMATSLVISFGLFLLLTLVVEKPSSIRA
- the LOC123110708 gene encoding UNC93-like protein 3 isoform X1, whose protein sequence is MGSTATGPELAASHDDEEAAPLVSAAGDGRRGAGTASQTRDLHLLSLAFFFVFLAYHAAQNLQSTVNTDGNLGSISLGLLYTSFTAFSVVGSPVVRGMGSRRALVLGTSGYLLFIAANLAPSWYTMVPASLYLGFTASIIWVGQGTYLTSAALSHARDNNLPDGPTLGSFNGEFWGVFASTQVIGNLISLALLRNGKDGGSITGKNLLFVVFLGCMIIGIVLMCLLSKRDEKRDNASTHSSFGAMLKYIVAPLKDRRMILLIPLIAYSGLQQAFVWAVFTKSIVTPVLGISGVGGAMAIYGASDVVCSLVAGRFTSGLHSATFIVSVGAIVQAVVLFWLLLFYSPMEGLLGSAIPLFIGALWGVGDGVLNTQLSALLGLLFEDVKEAAFAQLKVWQSGAIAVIFFLSPSITLQAMLILMATSLVISFGLFLLLTLVVEKPSSIRA